The DNA segment AGGATGCTATGCACACCACGACTTTGCGGCGGGTCGGCGGCTCGGTCATGCTGACCGTGCCCCCCGTCATGCTTGATCTGCTGCATCTGCAGGCGGGCGCCAATGTCGGCCTGCAGGTGGAGGCCGGTCGGCTTGTCGTGCAGCCTGCGCCTGCACGCCGATATACCCTTGATGCGCTTCTGGCGCAATGCGACCCCTCTGCGCCACTGAGCGCGGCAGCACGGGAATGGCTGGATGCGCCTGCCGTGGGCGATGAGGTCATCTGATGGAACGGGGCGACATCTATCTGGTTTCGCTCGATCCCACTTCGGGGCACGAACAGCAGGGCATGCGCCCTGTGCTGATCGTGTCGCCGGGCAAATTCAACCGGGTGATGAAAACGCCGGTCATCGTGCCGATCACCAACGGCGGCAACTTTGCCCGCTCGGCGGGTTTCACCGTCTCGCTTTCGGGCGCTGGCACCCAAACCACCGGGGTTGTCCTGTGTTCGCAGCCGCGCGCCCTCGATGTGCTGTCTCGCGGTGGCCGCAAGATCGAGAGCCTGCCCGCTGACCTCATGGATGAGGTTCGCGCCAAGCTGCTCGCCATCCTCGATTGAGCCTATGGCCGCGCCCCAAAACTTTAGCGCGCTAAGAAAAAGCACTTGCGCACTCCGCGCATTGAGCGCATTCAACAACCCGTGGCGGAAACCACGACCGGCGCCTCGCGGATCGGGGGCAGGAGAAATGAAATGCCTAAAGCTCTGACGATGCGCAGCAAAATCACTGTCCGTTGGACAACTAACCCGGCCGACATGGGATACGACGGTCGCCCGAGCGACTGGAAAGAAAGCGGCGGCGAAGTCTTGTCGATCCGCCAAGCCTCCACGTTTGCTTACAAGCTAGGTCGGAAAATTGGCGAGGGGACGAACAAACTAATCTATTACACCAACGGGGGGCGCGAGGTATCCCTTGGCGAAATCAACGAAGTAATC comes from the Thiomonas arsenitoxydans genome and includes:
- a CDS encoding AbrB/MazE/SpoVT family DNA-binding domain-containing protein; amino-acid sequence: MHTTTLRRVGGSVMLTVPPVMLDLLHLQAGANVGLQVEAGRLVVQPAPARRYTLDALLAQCDPSAPLSAAAREWLDAPAVGDEVI
- a CDS encoding type II toxin-antitoxin system PemK/MazF family toxin, whose translation is MERGDIYLVSLDPTSGHEQQGMRPVLIVSPGKFNRVMKTPVIVPITNGGNFARSAGFTVSLSGAGTQTTGVVLCSQPRALDVLSRGGRKIESLPADLMDEVRAKLLAILD